The proteins below are encoded in one region of Ornithinimicrobium avium:
- a CDS encoding carboxymuconolactone decarboxylase family protein: protein MPESMYHPTTPEISRRRKELAPEVHDAFTAFSRAVFADGALPEQTKQLIAVAVAHTTQCPWCIKGHTRLARRSGASDEQIMEAVWVASEMRAGASYAHSTLALETLAE, encoded by the coding sequence ATGCCCGAGTCGATGTACCACCCGACCACGCCAGAGATCTCGAGACGCCGCAAGGAGCTGGCGCCGGAGGTCCACGACGCGTTCACCGCGTTCAGCAGGGCGGTGTTCGCCGACGGCGCACTGCCGGAGCAGACCAAGCAGCTCATCGCGGTCGCGGTGGCGCACACCACCCAGTGTCCCTGGTGCATCAAGGGCCACACCCGACTCGCACGCCGCTCGGGCGCGTCCGACGAGCAGATCATGGAGGCCGTCTGGGTCGCCTCCGAGATGCGGGCCGGCGCGAGCTACGCCCACTCCACGCTCGCCCTCGAGACCCTCGCGGAGTAG